Proteins encoded by one window of Pristiophorus japonicus isolate sPriJap1 chromosome 17, sPriJap1.hap1, whole genome shotgun sequence:
- the LOC139227930 gene encoding ras-related protein Rab-7L1-like isoform X2 has product MNIAIKVDFALKIIQWSDTETVRLQLWDIAGQERFTSMTRLYYRDAGACIVMFDVTNTTTFRNCLKWKHDLDSKVALVDGSPVPCVLLANKCDLSEWAISRSEIDLFSKENHFVGWIETSVKENKNVAQAMRVLVDCLMSKPSLGSPTQNQGDYIQLRDVPTTENHQNSGCC; this is encoded by the exons TTGACTTTGCACTGAAGATCATACAATGGTCTGACACAGAGACTGTTCGACTCCAGCTTTGGGACATAGCAG GCCAAGAGCGATTCACCTCCATGACCAGACTATATTACAGAGACGCAGGAGCGTGCATCGTCATGTTTGATGTGACAAATACAACAACGTTCCGCAATTGCCTCAAATGGAAGCATGATTTAGACAGCAAAGTAGCTTTGGTGGATGGAAGCCCAGTGCCATGTGTCCTCTTGGCAAACAAG TGTGACTTGTCAGAATGGGCAATCAGCAGAAGTGAGATTGATCTGTTCAGTAAAGAAAACCATTTTGTTGGTTGGATTGAAACTTCTGTGAAAGAAAACAAAAATGTTGCTCAAGCCATGAG AGTATTAGTAGATTGTTTGATGTCAAAACCTAGTTTGGGATCTCCGACCCAAAACCAAGGGGATTATATTCAGCTAAGGGATGTGCCAACAACTGAAAATCATCAGAATTCAGGATGCTGTTGA